In a genomic window of Arthrobacter woluwensis:
- a CDS encoding GNAT family N-acetyltransferase: protein MSEEPGMLAAYDSQLRLDAEAQGALAHRLLRWYPREGVLVEASAVPEGTGDGPFLPVMTAVFAGEAGFISHGAVGQEGNAALLRDELTRPGRLAALVDAGLTAVLDLAGEVGGLEDESSTGSGRSGAAGGEADGTGFSADTGLTSDAGLAANTGLTVGAGLTAGAGPVTSAPRAGTVLQGGSPPAGTPVQAPRRPLSTLEWKTRSHDGLPGLGDALRAAGFTEGEEESVMIGDAAALAVEVPLPDGVSLQRVLTLEDALALCIAAEDAFGGSAADAPRRAADLMGRLARGNGTEAWMAVADGEVVSGGRLEPVPGTDFAGIWGGFTLEEWRGQGIYRAVTAQRARAALAQGISLINSDSTDYSRPILERYGFVRVTGTTPFEREFG, encoded by the coding sequence ATGAGTGAGGAACCGGGCATGCTGGCCGCGTATGACTCTCAGCTGAGGCTCGACGCCGAGGCCCAGGGCGCGCTGGCGCATCGCCTGCTGCGCTGGTATCCCCGGGAGGGCGTGCTGGTGGAGGCTTCTGCCGTCCCGGAGGGCACCGGGGACGGTCCGTTCCTCCCGGTCATGACGGCGGTGTTCGCGGGAGAAGCGGGCTTCATCAGCCACGGCGCGGTGGGTCAGGAGGGGAATGCCGCACTGCTCCGCGACGAGCTGACCCGTCCGGGACGCCTGGCCGCTCTGGTGGACGCCGGGCTCACCGCCGTGCTGGACCTGGCGGGCGAGGTCGGAGGTCTGGAGGATGAGTCCTCCACCGGATCCGGTAGGAGCGGAGCGGCCGGGGGAGAAGCCGACGGCACGGGATTCTCCGCAGACACTGGACTCACCTCAGACGCTGGGCTCGCGGCAAACACGGGGCTTACAGTTGGCGCTGGGCTCACGGCCGGTGCCGGACCAGTGACGTCCGCGCCTCGGGCCGGGACGGTCCTGCAGGGTGGCTCGCCGCCGGCCGGCACACCGGTGCAGGCCCCGCGCCGTCCGCTGTCCACGCTCGAGTGGAAGACCCGCAGCCATGACGGGCTCCCCGGCTTGGGGGATGCTCTCCGGGCGGCGGGCTTCACGGAGGGCGAGGAGGAGTCGGTGATGATCGGGGACGCCGCCGCGCTCGCCGTCGAGGTTCCTCTTCCCGACGGCGTCAGCCTGCAGCGGGTGCTGACCCTCGAGGACGCCCTGGCGCTGTGCATCGCGGCGGAGGACGCGTTCGGCGGGAGTGCCGCCGATGCTCCGCGTCGCGCCGCTGATCTGATGGGCCGGCTGGCCCGTGGAAACGGCACCGAGGCGTGGATGGCGGTGGCCGACGGCGAAGTGGTGTCCGGTGGACGGCTGGAGCCGGTGCCGGGAACCGACTTCGCCGGGATCTGGGGTGGCTTCACGCTGGAAGAGTGGCGCGGTCAGGGCATCTACCGGGCCGTGACCGCTCAGCGGGCCCGAGCGGCGCTGGCACAGGGCATCTCCCTGATCAACAGCGATTCGACCGACTATTCGCGTCCGATCCTGGAACGGTACGGCTTCGTCCGCGTCACGGGGACCACGCCGTTCGAGCGCGAGTTCGGATAG
- a CDS encoding GNAT family N-acetyltransferase, which produces MSITANHLAAPTLSSAGPAPSESPELTVIEVHLHDARVKPLLDELAVEYSTRYGDFFSAAGAQEELSRYPASEFEPPHGSLLILQEGGETVAGGAFRRYDQETAEFKRIWTHSAHRRKGLARRVLVELERVARDRGYTRVYLTTGPRQPEAKALYLATGYTPLFDLDADPEEIKHLAFTKPLPSA; this is translated from the coding sequence ATGAGCATCACCGCGAACCACCTGGCCGCACCCACCTTATCCTCCGCCGGACCGGCCCCTTCAGAGAGCCCCGAGCTGACGGTGATCGAGGTGCATCTGCACGATGCACGGGTGAAGCCGCTGCTGGACGAACTCGCCGTCGAATACTCCACCCGGTACGGCGACTTCTTCTCCGCAGCCGGCGCGCAGGAGGAGCTGTCCCGCTATCCGGCCAGCGAATTCGAGCCCCCGCACGGCTCCCTCCTGATCCTGCAGGAAGGCGGGGAGACGGTGGCCGGCGGGGCGTTCCGCCGCTACGACCAGGAGACGGCCGAGTTCAAGAGGATCTGGACGCACTCCGCGCATCGCCGCAAGGGCCTGGCCCGCCGGGTGCTGGTGGAGCTGGAGCGCGTGGCCCGGGACCGCGGGTACACCAGGGTCTACCTGACCACGGGCCCCCGGCAGCCCGAGGCGAAGGCGCTGTACCTTGCCACGGGGTACACGCCCCTCTTCGACCTCGACGCCGACCCGGAGGAGATCAAACACCTGGCCTTCACCAAGCCGCTCCCATCCGCCTGA